A single genomic interval of Terriglobus albidus harbors:
- a CDS encoding TonB-dependent receptor: MTGKRLLLLLSSIFLAVSAYAQTAEIRVDVTDATGSVIVGAKVNVRNTETGLTQALTTDQSGLSRAAALPPGPYEVVTAMEGFSNDRSAINLTVGQIGELHVRLAAGSDTQTISVEASAPGLAVETSTTTVSGVITRQQLLDLPVINRSFIALAQLLPGGAPSLSGDARFGTQTAVGGSNVRSGYSTLVDGASLDHPIYGFSIVDVNQDSVREFRVLRNQFDAEYGRAGTAVVDVVTRSGTNKYDALFNYFGRRDALNARNYFNSGNQPPFSLNRYSTAVGGPVVRDRTHFFVADEYIKQTSAYYQALAASNPFASQVNGTYPNNTTEKTLQAKLDHQINEKNSGYLRYLWEQQDINETYAYNDNYSIAFHDVMGQWSHIFTPSMLNSFQLEFLDQNTYRFILAQGAQQVRPSFTLGAQPNKPQGYPRKRVGLNDTFYITKGRNTIKLGTRLTYEVLHFDSNYYGQGVWNFNTDAAFDINNSATWPTRLTIGSGFSTKVYKNSEQSYFIQDDVKLSPRLTMNAGLRYDFETDLRSQRYVAHLLNNSAYAGLSNYVSADRGNDWNNVQPRVGFAYDLMGKGTTVLRAAYGGYSVRNRPFFNMQGQTVTDNFTVQISDPNLLKYYPNTTAVLGGLSLQQYVALQGGRLIYLPGDHLNIPYVHELTAGVQHGFGRNSVLVVDFVRQIQTGLQTGHDANLPAIGPLNSAHPRPLKQFSTVTLFDSTTTSWNTALQVQFRTRYRRASVQTSYALGKVVSDGLNDNTAAPSDPFHLMGNADRGLDELDRRQVLTVAPMFYFPWGIQISGVAAVLTTTPFNITYGRDLDGDGNTSDRPAGLTKFAGGHANQHNLDLINAARTLKTATSFNGVTLPALNLSPVTMSQLAQGSGGSRVDVRGAKEFSFREVFKVNLFAEAYNIFNTPVFNAPTATISSTAFLTRSSAADPRQLQFGVRVTWNNR; the protein is encoded by the coding sequence GTGACGGGTAAGCGTCTTCTGTTATTGCTCAGTTCTATCTTTTTGGCCGTCTCCGCATATGCACAGACGGCTGAAATTCGTGTGGATGTGACCGATGCTACCGGTTCGGTCATTGTCGGCGCCAAGGTCAACGTCAGGAACACTGAGACCGGCCTGACCCAGGCGCTGACGACAGACCAGTCAGGTCTTTCGCGTGCGGCAGCTCTGCCGCCTGGCCCTTATGAAGTGGTCACGGCCATGGAGGGCTTCAGCAATGACCGCAGTGCTATCAATCTTACGGTTGGCCAGATCGGGGAACTGCATGTGCGTCTTGCTGCGGGCAGCGACACGCAAACCATCTCCGTTGAGGCCTCTGCTCCAGGCCTTGCCGTAGAGACCTCCACGACAACTGTCTCCGGTGTTATCACCCGCCAGCAACTACTGGATCTTCCTGTCATCAACCGCAGCTTTATCGCTCTGGCGCAGCTTCTGCCGGGCGGCGCGCCATCGCTCTCCGGCGATGCACGCTTCGGTACACAGACGGCCGTGGGAGGTAGCAACGTGCGTAGCGGCTACTCCACGCTGGTTGACGGAGCCTCGCTCGATCACCCGATCTATGGATTCTCGATTGTTGACGTAAATCAGGACTCAGTGCGTGAATTTCGCGTTCTGCGAAATCAGTTTGATGCGGAGTATGGCCGCGCCGGAACCGCCGTTGTCGATGTGGTTACACGTTCCGGAACCAACAAGTACGATGCACTCTTCAATTATTTCGGCCGCCGCGATGCGCTCAATGCGCGCAACTATTTCAACAGCGGTAACCAGCCGCCGTTCTCTCTCAATCGTTACAGTACCGCGGTTGGAGGGCCAGTCGTCAGAGACAGAACCCATTTCTTTGTCGCCGATGAGTACATAAAACAAACCTCTGCCTACTACCAGGCGCTGGCGGCAAGCAACCCCTTTGCCTCTCAGGTGAATGGAACCTATCCGAACAACACCACGGAAAAGACGCTCCAGGCAAAGCTCGATCACCAGATCAACGAGAAGAACTCAGGGTATCTGCGCTACCTGTGGGAGCAGCAGGACATCAACGAGACGTACGCCTATAACGACAACTACTCGATCGCCTTCCATGATGTGATGGGGCAGTGGAGCCACATCTTCACGCCGTCAATGCTGAACAGCTTTCAGCTGGAGTTCCTTGACCAGAATACATATCGCTTCATCCTGGCTCAGGGAGCGCAGCAGGTACGGCCGTCATTCACGCTGGGAGCGCAGCCCAACAAACCTCAAGGGTATCCACGTAAGCGTGTCGGTCTGAATGACACCTTTTACATCACGAAGGGCCGGAACACTATCAAGCTGGGTACCCGCCTTACATACGAAGTGCTGCACTTTGACTCGAACTACTACGGTCAGGGCGTGTGGAACTTCAATACCGATGCGGCGTTCGACATCAACAACTCCGCCACCTGGCCAACCCGGCTCACCATCGGGTCAGGTTTCTCGACGAAGGTCTACAAAAACTCCGAGCAGAGCTATTTCATCCAGGATGATGTCAAGCTGTCGCCACGTCTGACGATGAACGCCGGCCTGCGCTATGACTTCGAAACCGATCTACGCAGCCAGCGGTATGTAGCACATCTTCTGAACAACTCTGCCTATGCGGGGCTCTCCAATTACGTTTCAGCAGATCGCGGGAATGACTGGAATAATGTCCAGCCGCGTGTCGGTTTTGCCTATGATCTGATGGGCAAGGGAACAACGGTGCTGCGTGCGGCATATGGCGGTTACTCGGTCCGCAATCGTCCGTTCTTCAATATGCAGGGACAGACGGTGACCGACAACTTCACTGTCCAAATCAGCGATCCGAACTTGTTGAAGTACTATCCCAACACCACCGCTGTGCTCGGCGGCCTGAGCCTGCAACAATACGTGGCGCTGCAGGGTGGGCGTCTAATCTATCTGCCCGGCGATCATTTGAACATTCCCTACGTACACGAGCTGACGGCTGGTGTACAACACGGGTTTGGCCGGAACTCTGTGCTGGTGGTGGACTTCGTCCGGCAGATCCAGACCGGCCTGCAGACTGGGCACGACGCCAATCTTCCGGCCATCGGGCCGCTCAATAGCGCGCATCCGCGGCCGTTGAAGCAGTTCAGCACGGTAACGTTGTTTGATAGCACAACCACGTCCTGGAATACGGCGCTGCAGGTGCAGTTCCGTACCCGCTATCGCCGCGCGAGTGTGCAGACTTCCTATGCGCTGGGGAAGGTCGTTTCCGATGGTCTGAACGACAATACGGCCGCTCCCTCGGATCCATTTCACCTCATGGGCAATGCTGACCGTGGTCTGGATGAGCTTGACCGCCGTCAGGTTCTGACAGTAGCTCCGATGTTCTATTTCCCATGGGGCATTCAGATCTCCGGCGTTGCCGCGGTCTTGACGACGACGCCGTTCAATATCACTTATGGACGCGACCTCGATGGCGATGGCAATACCAGCGATCGCCCAGCAGGTTTGACCAAGTTCGCCGGCGGCCACGCCAACCAGCACAATCTCGATCTGATCAACGCAGCGCGCACCCTCAAAACTGCCACGTCCTTCAATGGAGTTACCTTGCCGGCACTGAACCTGTCTCCGGTAACCATGAGCCAGCTCGCACAGGGCTCTGGAGGATCTCGCGTTGATGTGCGAGGCGCGAAAGAGTTCAGCTTTCGCGAAGTCTTTAAGGTCAATCTCTTCGCCGAAGCCTACAACATCTTCAATACACCGGTCTTCAACGCACCGACAGCGACCATCTCATCGACTGCCTTTCTTACTCGCAGCTCAGCGGCAGATCCTCGCCAACTGCAATTTGGTGTCCGGGTGACCTGGAACAACCGCTAA
- a CDS encoding LysR family transcriptional regulator, which translates to MDFRISQFRSFLVLAETLNYAKAARLLYMSQPTLTAQIKSLEDSFEVRLFERSRQGVSITAAGRELLGVARGILEQVEQAGNRMKQAEASQPVRICCSQAGQFEVLPKLLRTMAEQHPEIQMEFKAMVPGERLQALQSRRVDLLMMTLPVYAEDVQFEYLCSESMVAVLPDREPYSSMTEISVAEFVREPLLTVSAKECLRCTPLALAALAQHGVAPVRLVEGPIDHNARLAIVAGGRVAALAGKASSQLHFPGVIRLPFRESVQGSQMGMAWRNEEVSEGLHLVMEELRRLTGGQREPVVSVRNSEVFPARISA; encoded by the coding sequence ATGGATTTCCGAATTAGCCAGTTCCGATCTTTCCTCGTGCTTGCCGAGACCCTGAACTACGCCAAGGCAGCCCGGCTGCTGTATATGTCGCAGCCGACACTCACAGCACAGATCAAATCTCTGGAAGACAGTTTTGAGGTGCGTCTGTTTGAGCGCTCCCGGCAGGGTGTCTCAATCACCGCTGCCGGCAGAGAGTTACTTGGCGTAGCCAGAGGCATTCTTGAGCAGGTGGAACAGGCCGGTAATCGCATGAAGCAGGCCGAGGCCTCGCAGCCAGTGCGCATTTGCTGCAGTCAGGCCGGACAGTTTGAAGTGCTTCCAAAGCTGCTTCGGACGATGGCAGAGCAGCACCCCGAAATCCAGATGGAGTTTAAGGCAATGGTGCCCGGCGAAAGGTTGCAGGCTTTGCAATCGCGCCGTGTCGATCTGTTGATGATGACCTTGCCGGTTTATGCCGAGGATGTCCAGTTTGAATATCTGTGCTCGGAGTCTATGGTCGCGGTCCTGCCAGATCGTGAGCCCTACTCTTCAATGACAGAGATCTCCGTCGCGGAGTTTGTCCGTGAACCGCTGCTGACAGTCAGTGCAAAGGAGTGTTTGCGATGCACGCCTCTGGCGCTGGCCGCGCTTGCGCAGCACGGCGTTGCTCCAGTGCGCCTGGTCGAAGGGCCGATCGATCACAATGCGCGGCTTGCGATCGTGGCCGGCGGCAGAGTAGCTGCCTTGGCGGGCAAGGCCTCGTCACAACTTCATTTTCCAGGAGTGATTCGTCTCCCGTTTCGTGAATCGGTGCAGGGATCTCAGATGGGAATGGCGTGGCGCAATGAGGAAGTCTCCGAAGGGCTGCATCTGGTCATGGAAGAACTTCGGCGTTTGACGGGTGGGCAGCGCGAACCAGTTGTTTCTGTCCGCAACTCCGAAGTGTTTCCAGCGCGCATCAGCGCATAG
- a CDS encoding sensor histidine kinase: MTPSATTSNRSLVRLSSFWVICFVAWNMVVVLNAGQWYIYDLFAGHTTPLLAYLTLSMAVWYTRAALSPIVLYVAARYRLREKAIVKALCLYIVVALGAGLLTSAVQAFTFQLVRSGRPLQDQAVAAIVHRYANEGDAEYRILSGLVRSWNYVLYNLLTYCMVIGLVQAWYYYEDARRRELQTAQLHAELAQTRLSLLRMQLHPHFLFNTLHSIATLFRYDPDAAEDMLLRLSQLLRAFLEQEETPEIPLEKELTFLECHLGIEQVRFGDRLHSSIEVAPNLMDYAVPALILQPLVENAIRHGIGKHEGPDAIQVRIYLETDSLHLDVVNRNGVLDKSSNRFQHGIGLRNTTVRLQTLYRDRATFSLDSLEPTGVAARISIPARRIPLPVIPGKSE; this comes from the coding sequence ATGACTCCTTCGGCGACCACATCCAATCGATCGCTCGTGCGACTCAGTTCGTTCTGGGTGATTTGTTTTGTCGCCTGGAATATGGTCGTCGTCCTAAATGCAGGGCAATGGTACATTTACGATCTGTTTGCGGGTCACACCACACCGTTACTGGCCTATCTGACTCTGTCAATGGCGGTCTGGTACACGCGGGCAGCCTTGTCACCGATCGTGTTGTACGTTGCCGCGCGATATCGCCTGCGCGAAAAGGCAATCGTCAAAGCACTTTGCCTCTACATCGTTGTGGCTCTCGGAGCCGGCCTGCTCACCAGCGCCGTCCAGGCATTCACCTTCCAGTTGGTCAGATCGGGGCGTCCGCTCCAGGATCAGGCAGTCGCGGCGATTGTTCACCGTTATGCAAACGAGGGCGATGCCGAGTACCGCATCCTCTCAGGACTGGTGCGGAGTTGGAACTATGTTCTTTACAACCTGCTGACCTATTGCATGGTGATCGGCCTGGTGCAGGCCTGGTACTACTACGAGGATGCCCGACGGCGGGAGCTGCAGACGGCACAGCTCCACGCGGAGTTGGCTCAGACGCGTTTGAGCCTCCTGCGGATGCAGCTCCATCCGCACTTTCTCTTCAACACGCTTCACTCAATCGCTACACTCTTTCGCTATGATCCAGACGCCGCGGAAGATATGTTGCTCCGGTTGAGCCAGTTGTTGCGTGCGTTTCTGGAGCAGGAAGAGACGCCCGAGATTCCCCTGGAAAAAGAGCTCACCTTCCTGGAGTGCCATCTCGGCATCGAGCAGGTGCGTTTCGGTGATCGGCTTCACTCCTCTATCGAGGTAGCGCCGAACCTTATGGATTATGCCGTCCCCGCGCTAATCCTTCAACCGCTGGTCGAGAACGCCATCCGCCATGGCATCGGAAAGCACGAAGGACCTGACGCGATTCAAGTGAGAATCTACCTGGAGACAGATTCCCTTCATCTCGATGTAGTGAATAGAAACGGGGTGCTCGATAAGAGTTCGAACCGCTTTCAGCATGGAATAGGGTTGCGGAATACAACCGTACGCTTACAGACGTTATATCGGGACCGCGCAACATTTTCTCTTGATTCGTTAGAACCAACGGGCGTTGCCGCACGAATCTCGATTCCGGCACGCCGCATTCCTCTTCCAGTCATTCCAGGTAAATCTGAGTGA
- a CDS encoding DMT family transporter, with the protein MHSRKHLGGFLLLSFLWGSTWAAIRVSVEHMPVLRSVALRFLIASVVLLAGMKWRREALPPLREWPTLVGFSLLTIVIPFCIIGWSAGRVSTGLTSILFSASPLVVLVLEVVASAPSHRRRLSRGVLVGLVCGIIGIMCVMHSTRSSSSQIGGVAAIVLVVFLGSWSSITAQKHLRHLPPLTVSGCLSVSAAVLIGLASLLFDRGKSTRWDISAVEAILFLGIFSSAVGFFLFYWLLREVRPYTLASRYFLMPVVAVSEGVIFLDEAISPSLVLGAILILGSLVPVLQERKASFGTE; encoded by the coding sequence ATGCATTCCCGCAAACATCTCGGTGGATTTCTCCTGCTCTCTTTCCTGTGGGGAAGCACGTGGGCGGCGATTCGTGTCTCCGTAGAACATATGCCGGTGCTGCGGTCGGTCGCTCTCAGGTTTCTTATCGCGAGTGTTGTGTTGCTGGCCGGGATGAAATGGCGCCGGGAGGCATTACCGCCCTTGCGTGAGTGGCCGACGCTCGTCGGCTTCAGTCTGCTCACGATTGTGATTCCGTTCTGCATAATTGGGTGGTCCGCGGGGCGCGTCTCGACCGGCCTGACCTCCATCCTTTTCTCGGCCTCACCCCTTGTGGTTTTGGTCCTGGAAGTCGTCGCATCTGCGCCATCACATCGCCGGCGTCTGAGCCGGGGTGTCCTTGTCGGTCTTGTCTGCGGCATCATCGGCATAATGTGTGTCATGCACTCCACCAGGTCGTCGTCCTCGCAGATCGGCGGTGTGGCGGCAATTGTGCTGGTTGTTTTTCTGGGATCATGGTCGAGCATCACCGCCCAAAAACATCTCAGGCATCTGCCACCGTTAACGGTCAGCGGATGTCTTTCCGTAAGTGCTGCAGTCCTGATAGGTTTGGCCAGCCTGCTGTTTGACCGAGGCAAATCCACGAGGTGGGACATAAGTGCCGTCGAGGCTATCTTGTTTCTCGGCATCTTCAGCAGTGCCGTCGGCTTTTTTCTTTTCTACTGGCTGCTCCGCGAAGTGCGCCCGTACACCCTTGCATCCCGCTATTTCCTGATGCCTGTCGTCGCAGTATCGGAAGGGGTCATCTTTCTGGATGAAGCTATTTCGCCCTCTCTCGTTTTGGGCGCGATTTTGATTCTTGGCTCGCTCGTTCCTGTTCTTCAGGAAAGAAAAGCAAGTTTCGGAACGGAGTGA
- a CDS encoding penicillin acylase family protein, with amino-acid sequence MKNWAMAASIAAKSVAVVGLVSAITASAQYPPPAPINLQQTTPQKLLGLAKENLPETSGTVLVKGVKQPVRIVRDRSGVPHIYAQNTADLFFAQGYVAAQDRMWQLEMWRRMGEGRLSEVLGPRYLERDRFARTLQYRGNLQEEMAKYHPEGQVIFESFARGVNAAIVETLESGKLPIEFRLMGFNPEPVWTATTLLNRMVAWSLTRNVASEVARALALKKATVAEVDRALVTDPVHKTVVPEGLDLDDITQEILNITRDAGDLRWKFQESSSKSSTASSPTTDQQKLADQTLSALTEQIAGNSDLGSNNWVIGGGKSATGMPLLANDPHREVVNPSLRSFVHLVAPGWNVIGATEPGLPGVSIGHNENVAWGFTILGVDQEDLYVEETNPENTAYLYKGKWIPLSVDRQLIRVKGKPAPEIYDVRSTEHGPLLYLDAKRHRGYALRWVGSMPGGAGYLGSLNVMQAKNWDEFTKGVAKSWYLPSHSLVYADVKGNYGYIAAAASPVRKGWDGLLPVPGKDGRYEWQGIEAMESLPHELNGSRGYYASANNDVVSRYFSKYQSSLGYEYSAPYRFDRITEVLSRKQKFSLDDMEHLQFDHKSLVAEKLVPMLKSVPASEVATRDAIHMLLGWNLDVSMDSTAATLYEFWYYKLAAKVYTANLPESLKGEIKSTDPRQVISWLSSEKDLTKRNSIVTAALDEAVAEIHKRFGADPSAWAWGKVHKAELRHPLENDKTAVVFHLDPVSRGGDAFTIQATSNVSPAGSSEFHGASAMFVLDPQNWDRSVALNAPGNQANAGAKHATDLAAGWGNGAYFPLAFSKAKVDEVAEETMTLAPYSEAEGSDKDAAFERVQTDIFNIPAAVTIVVGDYDNDGWPDMYVGYRSDMNRLYHNDHGRFVDVTLSSGIIDTNEVRSAAWGDYNGDGLLDLYVGFGMTSTVPNRLYRNDGNGHFTEVALASGLYDTGESRQISFVDYDNDGLVDLAVAFREKENKIYHNDGNGHFSDTTAKTGLGDPRKTIAGVWFDYNQSGHLSLFEANQNGDANGFYVNDGNGHFTDKAKELGVAAENRGINYGSVGLGVIDINNDGKLDVFAANYGPAWLLMNDGTRFHDVAPEVGLGINAHLVSTGWGDYDNDGKPDLYADGYLSGHENIRDYLWHNNGGTFTDVTPGYMLKHDADHAVVWVDFDNDGALDLALADHEREGGVNLYRNVLPVGAPGRSLAVLVLDDQGHYSRPGAEVKVYRAGTKELLGYQLVDTGSSYSSQSALPLYFGFAQPARVDVEVINLTQSGRKSTWVRNVNPADYHGKMLQVRAIR; translated from the coding sequence ATGAAAAACTGGGCTATGGCTGCAAGCATCGCCGCGAAGTCAGTCGCGGTAGTTGGGCTGGTATCTGCGATCACCGCATCGGCGCAGTATCCTCCACCCGCGCCAATTAACCTGCAGCAGACCACTCCGCAGAAGCTACTGGGTTTGGCCAAGGAGAACCTGCCGGAGACCAGCGGAACCGTTCTGGTGAAGGGGGTGAAGCAGCCCGTCCGTATCGTGCGTGACCGGTCTGGCGTGCCCCACATCTACGCGCAGAATACGGCCGACCTGTTCTTCGCGCAGGGGTATGTCGCTGCGCAGGATCGCATGTGGCAGCTCGAGATGTGGAGGCGCATGGGAGAGGGCAGGCTCTCCGAGGTGCTGGGGCCGCGTTACCTGGAACGCGACCGCTTTGCCCGCACGCTCCAGTACCGCGGCAATCTGCAGGAGGAGATGGCGAAATACCACCCGGAGGGGCAGGTCATCTTCGAATCGTTTGCCCGAGGAGTCAACGCGGCAATCGTCGAAACGCTCGAGTCAGGAAAGCTGCCGATTGAGTTTCGCCTGATGGGTTTTAATCCGGAACCCGTATGGACGGCGACGACACTGCTCAACCGCATGGTGGCTTGGAGCTTGACGCGCAATGTTGCCAGCGAAGTGGCGCGTGCCCTGGCGCTCAAAAAGGCAACTGTTGCGGAGGTCGATCGCGCTCTGGTCACCGATCCCGTGCATAAGACGGTCGTGCCGGAAGGACTCGATCTGGACGATATTACTCAGGAGATCCTGAACATTACGCGTGATGCCGGCGATCTCCGTTGGAAGTTTCAGGAGAGCAGTAGTAAATCTTCCACTGCCAGTTCGCCGACGACCGATCAGCAGAAGCTGGCGGACCAGACTCTGTCAGCACTCACGGAACAGATCGCCGGGAACAGTGATCTCGGCAGCAATAACTGGGTCATCGGCGGAGGTAAATCCGCGACCGGAATGCCGCTGCTCGCCAACGATCCGCACCGTGAGGTAGTGAACCCGTCACTACGTAGCTTTGTTCATCTGGTCGCTCCCGGCTGGAATGTGATCGGTGCAACCGAACCTGGGCTTCCAGGAGTCTCCATCGGTCACAACGAGAATGTTGCGTGGGGTTTCACCATCCTCGGTGTGGATCAGGAGGATCTCTACGTCGAGGAGACGAATCCCGAAAACACAGCGTACCTCTACAAGGGAAAGTGGATTCCATTGAGCGTGGATCGCCAGTTGATCCGCGTGAAAGGGAAGCCTGCCCCAGAGATCTACGATGTGAGATCGACGGAGCACGGCCCGCTGCTGTATCTGGACGCGAAGCGCCACCGCGGATACGCGCTGCGTTGGGTAGGCTCAATGCCGGGTGGTGCGGGATACCTGGGAAGCCTGAATGTGATGCAGGCGAAGAACTGGGATGAGTTTACGAAGGGCGTCGCAAAGTCCTGGTATCTCCCGTCACACAGCCTTGTATATGCCGATGTGAAGGGGAACTATGGCTACATTGCCGCAGCTGCGTCTCCGGTTCGTAAGGGTTGGGATGGTCTGCTGCCGGTTCCCGGTAAAGACGGGAGATACGAGTGGCAGGGCATCGAAGCGATGGAGTCGTTGCCACACGAGTTGAATGGCAGTCGTGGTTACTATGCTTCAGCGAACAACGATGTGGTGAGCCGGTATTTCTCAAAATACCAAAGCTCGCTCGGCTATGAGTACAGTGCGCCCTATCGCTTCGACCGCATTACGGAGGTACTGAGCCGAAAGCAAAAGTTCAGCCTGGACGATATGGAGCACCTTCAGTTCGACCACAAGTCGCTGGTGGCGGAAAAGCTGGTACCGATGCTGAAGAGTGTTCCTGCCTCAGAAGTGGCAACACGAGATGCCATCCATATGTTGTTGGGATGGAATTTGGATGTCTCCATGGATTCCACAGCCGCGACGCTGTATGAGTTCTGGTACTACAAGCTGGCGGCAAAGGTGTATACGGCGAACCTGCCGGAGAGCCTGAAGGGAGAGATCAAAAGTACCGATCCTCGTCAGGTGATCAGTTGGCTGTCCTCGGAAAAGGATCTCACCAAACGCAATAGCATCGTGACCGCAGCTCTTGATGAGGCTGTAGCGGAGATTCATAAGCGATTCGGAGCCGACCCTTCTGCCTGGGCGTGGGGAAAGGTCCACAAAGCCGAGCTGCGCCATCCCCTGGAGAATGACAAGACCGCCGTTGTCTTTCATCTGGATCCCGTATCGCGTGGAGGAGATGCGTTTACCATTCAAGCGACAAGTAACGTTAGCCCCGCAGGCTCTTCAGAGTTTCATGGGGCCTCTGCCATGTTCGTCCTCGATCCGCAAAACTGGGACAGGTCGGTGGCTCTGAATGCGCCCGGCAACCAGGCTAATGCAGGCGCAAAGCATGCAACCGATCTTGCCGCGGGGTGGGGCAATGGGGCGTACTTCCCACTTGCGTTTTCCAAAGCGAAGGTGGATGAAGTCGCCGAAGAGACGATGACACTCGCTCCTTACAGCGAAGCGGAGGGCAGCGATAAAGATGCCGCCTTTGAACGCGTACAGACGGACATCTTCAACATCCCTGCTGCTGTGACCATTGTCGTTGGTGATTATGACAATGACGGCTGGCCGGATATGTATGTCGGTTATCGCAGCGACATGAACCGCTTGTATCACAACGACCACGGCAGGTTTGTCGACGTAACGTTGTCCAGCGGCATCATCGATACCAACGAGGTTCGCTCCGCCGCATGGGGTGATTACAACGGTGATGGGCTGCTCGATCTCTATGTCGGCTTTGGAATGACGTCAACGGTGCCAAACAGGCTATATCGAAACGATGGCAACGGGCATTTCACAGAGGTTGCACTTGCAAGCGGTCTTTACGATACAGGAGAGTCGAGACAGATTAGTTTTGTGGACTACGATAACGATGGCCTGGTTGACCTGGCGGTCGCCTTCCGTGAGAAGGAAAACAAGATCTATCACAACGACGGCAACGGCCACTTCAGCGATACGACCGCGAAAACTGGCCTGGGCGATCCGCGCAAGACCATCGCCGGCGTCTGGTTCGACTATAACCAGAGCGGACATCTAAGCCTGTTTGAAGCGAATCAGAACGGCGACGCCAATGGTTTCTACGTCAATGACGGCAACGGCCACTTTACTGACAAGGCAAAAGAGCTGGGAGTCGCGGCGGAGAACCGTGGCATCAATTATGGAAGCGTCGGCCTTGGCGTAATTGATATCAACAACGATGGTAAGCTCGATGTCTTTGCCGCCAACTATGGGCCTGCCTGGTTGTTGATGAACGATGGAACCCGGTTCCACGACGTAGCGCCTGAGGTGGGTCTAGGTATTAACGCCCATCTGGTCTCGACCGGGTGGGGTGACTATGATAACGACGGCAAGCCTGATCTATATGCCGATGGATACCTGAGCGGCCACGAGAATATCCGCGACTATCTGTGGCACAACAACGGCGGCACGTTTACCGATGTAACGCCCGGATACATGCTGAAGCACGATGCCGATCATGCTGTGGTCTGGGTCGACTTTGACAACGACGGCGCACTCGATCTTGCGTTGGCCGATCATGAGCGCGAAGGCGGAGTCAACCTCTATCGCAATGTGCTGCCGGTAGGCGCTCCCGGCCGATCGCTGGCTGTACTTGTCCTCGACGATCAGGGGCATTACTCGCGCCCCGGAGCCGAGGTGAAGGTCTACCGCGCCGGGACAAAAGAGCTGCTTGGCTATCAGCTCGTCGATACTGGAAGTTCCTACAGCTCACAAAGTGCGTTGCCGCTGTATTTTGGTTTCGCGCAGCCGGCACGTGTTGACGTGGAGGTCATCAACCTCACGCAATCCGGTCGTAAGTCCACCTGGGTGCGCAATGTGAACCCGGCGGACTATCACGGGAAAATGCTGCAGGTGAGAGCAATACGTTAG
- a CDS encoding LytR/AlgR family response regulator transcription factor produces the protein MSIRVLIVDDEQLARRSIQGFLRDHDQVEVVAECVNGSTAVEAIERHQPDLVFLDMQMPGMTGLDVVSAIGEERMPATVFITAYDKYAVQAFDAHAVDYVLKPFGKERFNKAFGRALDRIKRTPTESQEPEWREALRKLCRQEEYLERIAVSSNGRVTFVKVEDVSYFEAERNSVRILAGKHQFEIRDSLASLEQKLDPRHFVRIHRSTIVHLCKVKEVHPWFNGFHVVVLEDGRQLRMSRYQHDGLKRLMGNR, from the coding sequence GTGAGCATTCGAGTTCTGATCGTAGACGACGAGCAACTGGCACGGCGCAGCATCCAGGGATTTCTACGCGACCATGACCAGGTCGAGGTCGTAGCCGAGTGTGTCAATGGCTCTACAGCCGTCGAAGCGATTGAACGGCATCAACCAGATCTTGTATTCCTCGATATGCAGATGCCGGGAATGACTGGACTGGACGTAGTGTCGGCGATCGGTGAAGAACGGATGCCAGCAACTGTCTTCATTACGGCCTACGACAAATATGCGGTACAGGCATTCGACGCACACGCCGTCGACTATGTGCTAAAGCCATTTGGGAAAGAACGTTTCAACAAGGCATTCGGCCGAGCTCTCGATCGAATCAAACGCACACCCACCGAGAGCCAGGAGCCTGAGTGGCGCGAGGCACTGCGAAAGCTGTGCCGGCAAGAGGAATATCTTGAACGGATCGCAGTCTCCTCAAACGGTCGTGTGACGTTTGTGAAGGTTGAGGATGTGAGCTATTTCGAGGCTGAGCGAAACAGCGTGCGAATCCTCGCTGGTAAACACCAGTTCGAAATTCGCGATTCTCTGGCGTCACTCGAACAGAAGCTTGATCCTAGGCACTTCGTGAGAATCCATCGCTCCACCATCGTGCACCTGTGCAAAGTGAAAGAGGTTCATCCCTGGTTCAACGGATTCCATGTCGTAGTGCTGGAAGACGGCCGGCAACTCAGAATGAGCCGTTATCAACATGACGGATTGAAACGTCTGATGGGAAACCGGTAA